GCGTGAGCTGAAACCACCAACCAGAGCCACACCGACCAGACCACACACGACGTGCTTTGTCCGCATCAGACACCTCCTGCGAAGATTTGCTCCGAGCCCTAGCACAATCCTGACACGGTTTTCAAATACAGAAGGTTTGCGTCATCTGTCTCCGGGCGAACGGGATGAGCCGGGGATGAGCGACGGCGCTCACGATCCACGCCTCATCATCCAGGCTCGCATTCCTCAATCCGCTCACGCGCGCCACACCGGGTCCCGGCCTTGCACAATTGCACAGAATCAGGAAATACTACGGGGACCTGTAAGGCAGAGTACACCCATGCAGAAGCAGATTCGCTCCAGAGTGCTTGCGGTCGGTCGCCCCCTGCGTGTCGAGCTTCAGCTTGACGGCGAGTGGCTTGAGCGGCTCCGCAAGCTCCTTCAAGACATGGGCGAAGGAGACGCAACGTATCCGCTCCATCGCTATCTTGAAGAGCTGCTTGAGGCCGATATCGTCCATAGGGAAAACCACAGCCGTCGCCACGCCCACTACCTGGAACGAGAGACGATTATGAGCTGGTTTGAACAGGGACGTAAGGCAGAGAGCGAGGCCCAGGCGGCTGTCGTCAAGCGTTGAGCCCCTGTTCCGGCAGCCAGCGGGAGAGAGGGCCCGCATTTTCCGTGTGCCGTCCAGCCTGCTTTTTCCGCGAGCCGTTCGCGTGAGACCGCTCTATGAGCCTGGCCAAACTGTGCATCATCCTCGTCCGTCCGAAATACTCGGGCAATATTGGCGCTGCCGCCCGCGCCATGGACAACTTCGGGGTGCAGGACTTACGCCTGGTTGAGCCGCCCGCCTTCCGCCGTCAGGAGGCGGAGACCATGGCGGTTCACGCCCGGGGCGTGCTGGACCGGCTGCGTATCTATCCGTCGCTGCGCGAGGCCAGCGCCGATTGCCACCGGGTCATCGGCACCACCTGCCGTTCGGGCCTGTACCGTGAGGGCGGGCGGGCACCACGCAGTCTGGCGGCCGAACTGGTGCCGACTCTGGACCTGAACCACAGCGCGCTGGTGTTCGGCCCCGAAGATACGGGCCTGACCAACGCCGACTTGCGCTACTGCCACGGTGTGGTGACCATCCCGACCGCCGCCCACTTTCGCTCCCTCAATGTCGCCCAGGCCGTCCTGATCTGCTGCTATGAACTCTTTCTGGCCGGGCAAGCGACCGCGACCGGCGACCCGTCTAGCGCTCGACATCCGGGTGATGGGACCGCACCCGTCCACGTCGCAGCCCGTGAACTTGCGCTTGCAGAACGCCAAGAGTTCATGTACGACAAATTGCAGCAGGCGCTCCTCAAGCTTGGGTTCCTGCACCGTGATAATCCAGACCACATCATGATGGCGTTTCGGCGCATACTCGGACGGGCGGGTCTGGAAGACCGCGATGTTCGCATTCTCCTGGGTCTGGCGCGCCAGATCGACTGGTATGCCACACATGGCTGGAGGTCACAGTCCTCGGAGCCGGCACGACACAACACGCAGTCAGCACACCGCAAATAGGCGAACCGCCCAGACACGGCCAGCCGACACCCACGCACCCAGGACGAGAACGACACAGCATGGCGGAAATCATCTCCATACGCAGTCTTCGCCAAGCCCGGCGCCGACACCAGGAACAGGTCGTGCTCGGCAGCTGTCTCGCGCTTATTGAACAGAGTCTGCACAATCAGCTCGACGAATTTGCGTCCGCCCCTGAAGAGGAACGGCCGGTGCGGGCGAGTAAAATTCGGAAGTTGGGAGAATTGTTGGAATACACGACCGGTCTGCTCTAAGGAGCTGCCCGGGCTCGAACTTCGCCCCGGTCACACGTCCGGTCCGTTACCCTGAAACGTCCCCACTTTGCGTTTCAGGCCAGGAAAGGAGTGTCATGGCAAAAGCTGCCGATTCGACACCGAAACGTGGAAAATCCACGGCCAAAACCGCAACCAGCGCAAGAAATGGCGCGAGTGCGGCAAAAACGACGACGGCCGCAAAACCGCGCAGTCGGGCGACGAAACAGGCTGCCGCGACCCGGGCAGCACCCGCCCTGGAACAGCCGCTCGCGCAGCTCACGGCCCGGGTCGACGCGCTGGAAGAAACCATCACCACGAGCGTGTCTACGCTCCACACCCAGCTGCAAGCAATGCAGGCCGAATGGCAGTCCATGAAGGACCTGCTGCAGACGGTGCAGCACGCCCAGCACGAAGCCCAAGAGCGCCAAGTCAGTCAGGCGACGACCAACGGTGCCGATCCCGAGGAACCGTCAGAAACCTTCTTGCCGATTGTCGCCGACCTCATCCGACGCAACCTGACCGAACACCTGTCGCCCATGACCGCCACCCTGCGCCGGCTTGAGGAACGGATCGGCTTTGTCAGCAATCGCCTCAAACCCGCTCCGGGCGGGCAACAGAAACAGTGGCGCCGAGATCAGCGCGACCAGCGCGACCAGCGCGACCAGGGCCACCACTCTCGCTCCCGCGGCCAGGGCGCGACTCGTCAGGGCCAGTCGGGCCAAGCCTGGACTCCCCCGTCTGCGGCGTCTGTTCAGGGACATTTTGCCCCCCGCCGGTATTCCAGCGACTTGCAGATCGGGGATGAGGACGAGTAAGGGACTGGCGTCTCTGTCTGACTGGCGAGGAGAACCCGCAAGGCGGTCGGCTAATCCAGGGCGTGGGGGTCGGCGCGCAGCCCAATATCACGCAGCGCGGCGCCAATCTGGCTCTTGCTCCGCTCCAGAGATTGAAACAGGGCAACCGCATCGGGGACCTCCGGGTCCCAGTAGGCGACCAGCTCGCCGTAGCGTTTCATGAGCGCCCGATTATCGGCAAGATCGTGGCCAACCCGAGCCCAGTGATTCTGGCCGCCTTTGACCGGCTTGGGTTCGACGCCAGCCGTCTCGTCCCGAGCGGTCAGGGCGTCCTGGAGGAGTTGCACGACTTGGTCCTGTTGTTCGGCAACCGCTCGGAGTTGGTCCGCTCCGGCGTGATGGGGAGCCCGCTCGGCATGCTCCCGCAACTGCTGGGCGAGCCCCTGCTCTTCGATGCAGTTGAGCACCAGATCCGACACAAGACTGCGCGCATCTTTGCTGGACGCCGGGTCTGATCCAATCAGACGTTCCCAAAAACCCATGGTTTTCTCCAGATCAATCCGAGCCGCTGGCGGGCTCTTCAGGGGACCGGAAGTAGCGTGTCGGCAGCGGCTTGTCAAGCTCGGTCCGGGGCGCTGCTCCGTCCCGGACGAACGATAGAGGTTTCTTTCCCAGCCGCTTTTCGTTATGAATAGGACATACGTCTGAGCGTCCACCCGAGGAGGAAGAGTTATGGCCCGGATCACCGTTGAAGACTGTCTGCACAAGATTCCCAACCGTTTCGAGCTGGTCGTCGTGGCGGCCCAACGGGCCAAAGAACTCCTCAAAGGAACGCTGCCCCTGGTGCCGTCCGACAATAAAGAAGTCGTCACCGCGCTGCGTGAAATCGCGGCCGAACAGGTCTGGAAAAAAACGCCCTCCGAATCCGAATAGTCCCGCCTCCTCCCAGATCTGAACAGACTCTCCAGCTATGCCCCACGAGCTTGACAAGACGGCGTTCGAAGCCGATCCGGCCGAGTCCCCACAGCGGGCGGCTTCGAGCGCACCCGAAGGCCCTGAGACCGCGCCTTCGGACACCCCGGTCTCGTCCGAGGTCGAGCCGCCGCCCGGGCCGGACACCGACACCGCGCTGGTCCCGACCGATTCGCTGAGCCGGTACATGGCCGAGATTCGACGCTATCCGCTGCTCAGTCCGGAAGAAGAGCACGATCTCGCCGTTCGCTACAAGGAGTACGGCGAGGTGCAGGCCGCCTACCGACTCGTCACGGCCAACCTGCGGCTCGTCGTGATGATCGCCCGCAAATACCAGCGGGCCTTTCGCAACCTGCTCGACTTGATCCAGGAGGGCAACG
The Desulfurellaceae bacterium genome window above contains:
- a CDS encoding DNA-directed RNA polymerase subunit omega; its protein translation is MARITVEDCLHKIPNRFELVVVAAQRAKELLKGTLPLVPSDNKEVVTALREIAAEQVWKKTPSESE
- a CDS encoding RNA methyltransferase, whose protein sequence is MSLAKLCIILVRPKYSGNIGAAARAMDNFGVQDLRLVEPPAFRRQEAETMAVHARGVLDRLRIYPSLREASADCHRVIGTTCRSGLYREGGRAPRSLAAELVPTLDLNHSALVFGPEDTGLTNADLRYCHGVVTIPTAAHFRSLNVAQAVLICCYELFLAGQATATGDPSSARHPGDGTAPVHVAARELALAERQEFMYDKLQQALLKLGFLHRDNPDHIMMAFRRILGRAGLEDRDVRILLGLARQIDWYATHGWRSQSSEPARHNTQSAHRK